One Littorina saxatilis isolate snail1 linkage group LG1, US_GU_Lsax_2.0, whole genome shotgun sequence genomic window carries:
- the LOC138982267 gene encoding mediator of RNA polymerase II transcription subunit 12-like yields MGVEEKERTSVFSDKYHVVTLHGELERTLAEAVSQNIRNMDILGNGEQLRVEILDSVGELGQTMIDVFNHVIENTTFILFFRTEDFFNDKLNGFAVSVSLEDRIQHHDPQRHYTLIPLDVGKTTKIKGKLCFNQLIGAVVSSDGAFDERNEKKIRKMINDKLFRLNTDRVTVNEVIQEGQNRQARDICSLVLSADTSGYRQSTQQLNNSGTSLSSSTLTTDFENNTTGIASAASEGTRDLDHEARNGTDFEMPPPSAAQRTPDSPSFQRSQDSVLNTQSSRIPSGGEYASATSDSLTTTAMHCNRDSFRSASINQSSIISPSNMGEQSTPDTFQRQTSSYLPHSVDIDVQGSAHFCVPKLISPSCAHGNPFGYRAEARTWQEGLSYEQRPQQQYPTHFPNPYGQHPQPYPQVRPQQQWQHPTGFHREYWNKMGARPKTRMPSAPMPPEATTRRCDRQEDDTLFWGSGEEHARSCHASLEGERGRNERRNWKEEEVRGRGEGGGSGVVIAQRQTSTNSNFNPPNNQVPLSEVGKTSVPTPSSPYLPSSVGKGVESEIDSNVPTIPGETLREGRQATTSGSQFASDNRKGEKGSMRGQGQPTGSAEYPPRGGEDEMRRDNGRSNTKVKGKNASPDSTKKTSEEAQTVHPRESSHFPQEYFLSSRATLSPENSPQKKLRDADRTNSAACKEAELTMPTHAQLKGTLETSREEPPDSQRKQELYGGCLTEDTPKGIPTQPSGPINYRRPGRSEDDTDIFGSFPELDEVMSEMSKCSLTPPSSPKFANDRLNQSSLEYDCAPSYYSDQEENNGPAAASHRQQNQGPRDESPQRQQLQQPSHQQQERMLNQQQQAREQLPQPHQQYEQQYRQQEGEGFAELNGRSDRSRSSGDTDSGRGTI; encoded by the coding sequence ATGGGagtagaagaaaaagaaaggacaTCGGTTTTCAGTGACAAATACCATGTGGTGACATTACACGGCGAATTGGAGAGGACACTGGCCGAAGCTGTTTCTCAAAATATCCGAAACATGGACATATTAGGAAACGGGGAGCAGCTCAGAGTTGAAATACTGGACAGTGTCGGTGAACTAGGTCAGACAATGATAGATGTATTCAACCATGTCATTGAAAACACAACTTTCATTCTCTTCTTTCGAACTGAAGATTTTTTCAATGACAAACTGAACGGATTtgctgtgtctgtcagtctggaAGATAGGATACAGCACCATGACCCCCAAAGACACTATACACTTATTCCGCTTGACGTCGGAAAAACTACGAAGATAAAAGGAAAACTTTGTTTTAATCAGCTGATTGGGGCCGTTGTGTCTTCAGATGGAGCCTTCGATGAGCGCAATGAGAAAAAAATAAGGAAGATGATTAATGATAAACTGTTTAGGTTAAACACAGATCGAGTAACCGTCAACGAAGTGATACAAGAAGGCCAAAATCGTCAAGCTCGAGATATTTGTAGTCTCGTATTGTCAGCTGATACCTCTGGGTACAGGCAGTCAACTCAACAGCTGAATAATAGTGGCACAAGCCTCAGCAGCTCCACGCTGACGACAGACTTTGAAAACAATACCACCGGAATAGCTAGTGCTGCATCAGAGGGAACCAGAGACTTAGATCACGAAGCAAGAAATGGAACTGATTTTGAAATGCCTCCTCCATCAGCAGCTCAAAGAACACCAGATTCCCCCTCATTTCAGAGATCACAAGACTCGGTTTTGAACACACAGTCGTCTCGAATTCCTTCAGGAGGTGAATATGCTTCTGCGACGTCAGATAGCCTAACAACAACCGCGATGCATTGCAATAGGGACAGTTTCAGATCAGCCAGCATCAACCAATCGTCGATCATAAGCCCCTCAAACATGGGGGAGCAGAGCACACCTGACACTTTCCAGCGTCAAACGTCATCGTATCTTCCGCATTCAGTTGACATCGATGTCCAGGGGTCTGCCCACTTTTGCGTCCCAAAGCTAATAAGCCCGTCATGTGCACACGGAAATCCTTTTGGCTATCGAGCTGAGGCTCGCACATGGCAAGAAGGACTCTCATACGAACAGCGACCGCAGCAGCAATATCCAACGCACTTCCCAAATCCGTACGGTCAGCATCCTCAACCGTACCCACAGGTTCGCCCTCAACAACAGTGGCAACATCCCACTGGTTTCCATCGAGAATACTGGAACAAAATGGGAGCTCGTCCCAAAACTCGGATGCCTTCCGCTCCAATGCCTCCAGAAGCAACCACAAGGCGATGCGATCGACAGGAAGATGATACGCTGTTCTGGGGAAGCGGAGAAGAACACGCCAGATCTTGTCATGCTTCGCTCGAAGGAGAGCGGGGAAGGAACGAAAGAAGAAATTGGAAAGAAGAAGAGGTTAGGggaagaggagaaggaggaggaagtgGTGTGGTCATTGCACAGCGTCAAACTTCTACCAACAGTAATTTTAATCCACCCAATAATCAGGTTCCATTGTCAGAGGTAGGCAAAACTAGTGTGCCAACACCTTCTAGCCCTTATTTGCCGTCTTCAGTTGGAAAAGGCGTGGAAAGTGAAATAGATTCTAACGTTCCTACCATTCCGGGAGAAACACTCCGGGAAGGACGGCAAGCTACAACATCGGGATCCCAATTCGCTTCCGATAATAGAAAAGGAGAAAAAGGCAGCATGCGAGGGCAGGGCCAACCGACAGGATCTGCAGAATATCCTCCCAGAGGAGGAGAGGACGAAATGAGGAGAGACAACGGCAGAAGCAATACAAAAGTTAAAGGAAAAAATGCTTCGccagacagtacaaagaaaactTCAGAAGAAGCACAAACAGTTCACCCAAGAGAAAGCTCACACTTTCCACAAGAATATTTTCTGTCAAGTAGAGCAACTTTAAGCCCAGAAAACAGTCCTCAAAAAAAATTGCGAGACGCAGACCGCACAAACAGCGCTGCATGTAAAGAAGCAGAACTCACAATGCCCACACATGCTCAATTGAAAGGAACTTTAGAAACATCACGAGAAGAGCCGCCTGATTCGCAGAGGAAACAAGAACTTTATGGCGGATGTTTGACTGAGGATACACCCAAAGGGATCCCTACACAGCCCTCTGGACCAATAAACTATAGAAGGCCTGGCAGGTCTGAAGACGACACGGATATCTTTGGCTCGTTTCCTGAACTGGATGAGGTCATGAGCGAGATGAGCAAATGCTCTCTTACCCCTCCTTCTTCCCCAAAGTTTGCAAATGATCGATTAAACCAGTCCAGCCTTGAATACGACTGTGCTCCGTCATACTACTCGGATCAAGAAGAGAATAATGGTCCTGCTGCTGCTTCTCACCGCCAGCAAAATCAAGGTCCACGCGACGAATCCCCACAACGACAACAGCTTCAACAACCGTCGCATCAACAACAGGAACGCATGCTAAACCAGCAGCAACAGGCAAGGGAGCAACTACCACAACCACATCAGCAATATGAACAACAATATCGACAGCAAGAGGGGGAAGGCTTTGCAGAACTGAATGGTCGTTCTGATCGAAGCAGGTCATCTGGGGATACCGACTCCGGGAGAGGCACTATATAG